GGTTTCATTCTTTCCTCAGACGTCTTCTGTCTGATACGGACTCTTCCAACTTTTCTAAACTTTAACGGAGGCACTTATGTGTCGGAATTTGTTCATCTTCACAGGAATCCTCCTGCTAGCTCTTCCTCAATTCTTATTCGCCCAATCTCGCACTGTGGCCGTGCTGACCCCGTTTCTGGCGCAACCCGGAACTCAACTGATGGTGGAGGGATTTGAAGCCGCTGCCAAAAGCAAGGGATGGCAAGTGGATGTGATCGACACCTCCGGAGACGTGGCTGCCCTAGTCAGCCGAATGGAAGATGTCGCCCTGCAAAAGGTCGATGCGATGGTGATCAATGTCGATCCATCCCAAATTCGTAATGGGTTACTCGCTGCCAAAGACGCTGGCATTCCGGTTTTTGGAATGGACTCTGGAGCCGACCCGCTCCTAACAGCCAACGTCACCAGCAATGGCTACGTGATGGCTGCAGAGACAGCTACCTATGTGGTTGATCAGTTGAACGGCAAGGGCAATGTGGTGATGTTCATCTTTGAGCCCTACCCTCCTGTACAAAAGCGCGGTGCGATTGCTGAGTCGATCTTCAACAATGAACCCGACATCAAGATCATGGAGAAGATCACTCCAAGCTTTGATCGTGGCCCCTTGGAAGGCGCCCGCAACTCGATGGAAGCTGTGTTGACTGCAAACCCTGCGAAAGGCAGCATTCAAGCAGTCTGGGCCGCCTGGGACGACCCTGCCCTGGGTGCAGAACAAGCCATCCGCAATGCTGGCCGTGAAGATGAGGGCATCGTAATCGTTGGCATTGACGCCACTGAACAGGCCCGTGATCGGATTGCAGCTCGAGGGAATCTAAAGGCCACGGTTGCTCAGGACTTCAACGGAATCGCTAACACAGTTGCCAACACGGTTGAACAGTATCTGAAGTCTGGTTCCGTATCCCGCTCACAAATCTATGTCAGCGCCAAATTAGTCACGGCTGACGATCTTTGATTCCAACAGTGCGGAGCGTAGCAATAACACTCCGCCCTCCTCCTCCCCGTGATTCCTTTTCTCCATCTTAGCGACGTCCACAAAAGCTTTGGCAGTGTCCCTGTACTGCGTGGGGTAGAACTCGCCCTGTTTTCTGGTGAAATCCATGGGTTGATGGGTGAAAACGGCGCTGGCAAGTCGACCCTGATCAAAATTCTTTCGGGGAATCTGGTGGCAGATTCCCTCACCTGCACAATGAATGGAGAATCTCTGTCGTTGGCAGAGGCTCGCGGGTCTGGAAAGCTGGGAATGCGCTTCATTCACCAGGAACTCAACAGCATCGCGCATCTATCGGTTGCTGAAAACTTGATGCTTGGTAAGCAGCTGCCAACTCGGGCAAAAATATTTATTAACCAGCAGCAACTTTCTGAACTGACCCAGGTAGCGCTTGCTGAACTGGGGATTACCCACATTGATCCCAAACAAAGGATGAGCCAGCTTGGAGCTGGCGATCAAATGCTCGTCAAGTTAGGTAGCACCTTTGTTGTTGAATCCGGCAAGCCAGCGGCTCAACTCTATGTATTGGATGAACCCACCGCCTCACTAATGCCCTCCGAAACAGAAAAGCTCTTTGAAGCTCTTGAACGTCTGAAGCAGAAGGGTTGTTCCATTCTCTATGTTTCCCACCGACTTGACGAAATCTTTGAGATTACAGATCGAATCAGCGTGCTCCGGGATGGAAGAAACACCTTGGTGGAAAAGACGAAAATGCTGAAGCCACGATCTGTTGTGGAAGCGATGACTGGGCGGGAAATCAGCCAGCACTATCCGGGTCGTTCCGGCATTCTTTCAAAAGAAGTCTTACTTTCTGTCCAACATTTGCGAAACGCTAAGTTGAGGTCATTGAATTTTACGCTTCACAAGGGCGAAATTTTGGGACTTGCTGGCTTAGGCGGATCTGGGCGTTCAGAAATCCTTCGTACTTTATTGGGTATTCGAGATTTCAGCGGAACTTTGAGCTTGGAAGGAAAACCCTGGCAACCTAGGCTCAAAAACTTTTGGCAAGAACGCTTAGCCTTCATTCCCGAAGAGCGACGTTCTCAGGGCTTGGTTCTGAACCAGACCGTAGCTACAAACAGTCACCTGCCTTTTATTGGCAATTTTGGCAACTTCTTGGGTTTACTTCCCAAACAAAAACTACGACAGAAATCAGAGGAGGCCTGGTCCCGAGTGAAGGTTCAAGGGACTGGCATCACCCAGAGAATTTGGCAACTGAGTGGGGGAAATCAACAGAAGGTGCTTTTTGCGCGGGCTACCTGGCACCATCCCAAATTACTGTTGTTGGATGAGCCAACAAGAGGAGTAGATGTTGGTGCAAAGCAGGAAATCTACAGTTTGATTAGTCAAGCTAGTCAGGAAGGAACGGCCGTGCTGATGGTCTCTTCAGAGTTGGGAGAGCTGATTGGGCTTTGTGATCGCATTCTTGTTTTGTGGGATGGGCAAATCCACACGGAGTTGCAGACTGAAGGCTTGAGGGAGGCTGATTTGCTCGCGTATTGCCAAGGCGTTCGTTCTATAGAGAGTGCTGAATGACTGGTTCCTTGCAGCTGCCTCCTCTGCTCCGTCGTTACGGCACTTTTTTAGGCTTCCTGTTGATTGTCAGTTTCTTCTGGAGTCAGCGCCCTGACACCTTCATGACCACCCGAAACTGGCTCAATATCACACAGCAAGTCAGCATTTTATGTGTTATCTCCTTCACAATGACCCTCGTGATGGTTGGAGGAGATTTTGATTTGAGTGTCGGCTCCATGGCGAGCTTGAGTGGGATGATTGCAGCAGTTTTGTGGCAACAAGATGTCAGCTTAGTCAGTGCTTTGGGGATTGCTTTGCTAGTGGGTGCTTTTGGTGGCGTTTTTAACGGGGTGCTTGTTGCCTACGCTGGGCTGTCTGCCTTTGTAGCGACTCTCGGCACACTGACGATTTTTAGTGGCTTGGCTTTACTGGTGAGTGACGGCAAAACTATTTTTGGTAGAGCCATTCCAGAAATTGTTGGGGATTTCAGTCGTGGTGGAATTCCTTTAGCTGAGGGAATCCAGCTTCCAAATTTGACCCTGATCGCGATTTCGGTTTTGATCCTCATGGGCATTGTCCTGCAGCACACTGTTTTTGGTAGAAATCTTCATGCGGTCGGAGGCAATCGGGAGGCCAGCTTACTTGCAGGGGTGCCCGTGGCTCGTTTACGCCTCATTGCCTTTGCCATCAATGGCGTAGGAGCAGCAATTGCTGGCTTGATGCTGGTCAGTCGGCTTTCCTCGGCAAATCCAACACAGGGCGATGGGCTGATGCTCAACGCAATCGCCTCCGTTTTTGTGGGCATGACGATGTCCGAAGAGGGGGAACCCAACTTGTTCGGCACCTTGACAGGTGTCTTGATCCTCGGTGTACTTTCCAATGGTTTGACCCAGCTTAGAATCGACACTTATGTTCAACAGATCTTGACCGGCTTGATCATCATCGTGGCAGTACTGTTCAGCCGACTATCCCTGAGAAGAAGATGAATTCAAACGCTGCTGAAAAATTTGAGGGCTCCACTTGGTTGGTGATTGATCTCGGTACAACCAGTATCAAAGGGGGCTTGTTTCATAGTAACAGCAACCTGATTCGCGAGGCCTCTCACCCCAACCAGCAAACGCAAACGGAAGAGGGTTTCCATCATCAGGAAGTGGAGACATGGTGGAATGGATTCACAGCTGTGATTCATGAGCTGGTGAATCCTGAAGTTAGCTTACAGGGGCTTGTACTAACGGGTCAGATGCAAAATCTGATTTTCCTGGATTCGCAGTCAGAACCCTTACATCCCGTAGTAAGCTACAGTGATCAACGGAGCGCAGAGCAAATTGCCAGTTGGTCTGATGAGAAATCACTTCAGGAACAATTGCTTGAAACAGGCAACGAACAGGGTCCAACAAGCCTACTCGCAAAGCTTGCTTGGTTTCAGCAACACCAGCCAGAGGTCCTAAAAAATACAGAAAAGATCTTCATTGGATCAGCAGATTACATTGGCTACCGTCTAACCGGTGTATCTCAAACTGATACTACCACTGCAGCGACCACAGGCTTGATGCAACTCTCCTCAAGAACCTGGCACTCAGCACTTTTTGCAGAGCTTGGTTTGGATTCGATCCTACCGCGTTTACCAAGATTGGTTCCCGGTGGTGCCTTGTTGGGTTCGCTCCAAGATGAAGTGAGTGAGCATCTGAAATTAGTGGCTGGGTTGCCCATCTACCTTGGACCCGGTGATGCTGGTTCAACCACATTGGGCGCCGGTTGTGGAAAACTTGGCAAAGCGTACGCCTACTGTGGAACCAGTGGCTGGGTGGGTCTGACTGAGAAGCGACCAGCACAACTGGAAAGCGGTGCATGGACCTTGGCACATCCAGCTGCAGACTTGTTCATTCAGGTTGCACCGATCCTCACTGCAGGGGACAACCTGGC
The sequence above is drawn from the SAR324 cluster bacterium genome and encodes:
- a CDS encoding substrate-binding domain-containing protein, coding for MCRNLFIFTGILLLALPQFLFAQSRTVAVLTPFLAQPGTQLMVEGFEAAAKSKGWQVDVIDTSGDVAALVSRMEDVALQKVDAMVINVDPSQIRNGLLAAKDAGIPVFGMDSGADPLLTANVTSNGYVMAAETATYVVDQLNGKGNVVMFIFEPYPPVQKRGAIAESIFNNEPDIKIMEKITPSFDRGPLEGARNSMEAVLTANPAKGSIQAVWAAWDDPALGAEQAIRNAGREDEGIVIVGIDATEQARDRIAARGNLKATVAQDFNGIANTVANTVEQYLKSGSVSRSQIYVSAKLVTADDL
- a CDS encoding sugar ABC transporter ATP-binding protein; protein product: MIPFLHLSDVHKSFGSVPVLRGVELALFSGEIHGLMGENGAGKSTLIKILSGNLVADSLTCTMNGESLSLAEARGSGKLGMRFIHQELNSIAHLSVAENLMLGKQLPTRAKIFINQQQLSELTQVALAELGITHIDPKQRMSQLGAGDQMLVKLGSTFVVESGKPAAQLYVLDEPTASLMPSETEKLFEALERLKQKGCSILYVSHRLDEIFEITDRISVLRDGRNTLVEKTKMLKPRSVVEAMTGREISQHYPGRSGILSKEVLLSVQHLRNAKLRSLNFTLHKGEILGLAGLGGSGRSEILRTLLGIRDFSGTLSLEGKPWQPRLKNFWQERLAFIPEERRSQGLVLNQTVATNSHLPFIGNFGNFLGLLPKQKLRQKSEEAWSRVKVQGTGITQRIWQLSGGNQQKVLFARATWHHPKLLLLDEPTRGVDVGAKQEIYSLISQASQEGTAVLMVSSELGELIGLCDRILVLWDGQIHTELQTEGLREADLLAYCQGVRSIESAE
- a CDS encoding ABC transporter permease, with the protein product MTGSLQLPPLLRRYGTFLGFLLIVSFFWSQRPDTFMTTRNWLNITQQVSILCVISFTMTLVMVGGDFDLSVGSMASLSGMIAAVLWQQDVSLVSALGIALLVGAFGGVFNGVLVAYAGLSAFVATLGTLTIFSGLALLVSDGKTIFGRAIPEIVGDFSRGGIPLAEGIQLPNLTLIAISVLILMGIVLQHTVFGRNLHAVGGNREASLLAGVPVARLRLIAFAINGVGAAIAGLMLVSRLSSANPTQGDGLMLNAIASVFVGMTMSEEGEPNLFGTLTGVLILGVLSNGLTQLRIDTYVQQILTGLIIIVAVLFSRLSLRRR
- a CDS encoding FGGY family carbohydrate kinase; the protein is MNSNAAEKFEGSTWLVIDLGTTSIKGGLFHSNSNLIREASHPNQQTQTEEGFHHQEVETWWNGFTAVIHELVNPEVSLQGLVLTGQMQNLIFLDSQSEPLHPVVSYSDQRSAEQIASWSDEKSLQEQLLETGNEQGPTSLLAKLAWFQQHQPEVLKNTEKIFIGSADYIGYRLTGVSQTDTTTAATTGLMQLSSRTWHSALFAELGLDSILPRLPRLVPGGALLGSLQDEVSEHLKLVAGLPIYLGPGDAGSTTLGAGCGKLGKAYAYCGTSGWVGLTEKRPAQLESGAWTLAHPAADLFIQVAPILTAGDNLAWVKDLFGFNSYEEMIQIALEQPAGKLLYLPYLQGERSPFIDPHARGVWLGMNRQSNRAELTRAVLEGTCFAFRHALHAVSEVRVEELILTGGTSRSDSFCQLFADVLGIPIKVLAEPELTGLRGALASCQPESATPEPRIQKKYLPSSEQMNNYDGLFQIFLESYPALRSSLAQLAQL